A stretch of Janibacter endophyticus DNA encodes these proteins:
- a CDS encoding chorismate mutase, protein MSETPPDLDRLRQSIDNIDAALVHLLAERFKATQQVGVLKATLGLPPADPAREERQIGRLRGLAHEAGLDPHFAEKFLNFIIAEVIRHHEAIAGREAADGDPTATR, encoded by the coding sequence GTGAGCGAGACACCTCCCGACCTCGACCGGCTGCGGCAGAGTATCGACAACATCGACGCGGCCCTGGTCCACCTGCTCGCGGAGCGCTTCAAGGCCACCCAGCAGGTGGGGGTGCTCAAGGCGACCCTCGGTCTCCCGCCGGCCGACCCGGCCCGCGAGGAGCGGCAGATCGGGCGGCTGCGCGGACTCGCGCACGAGGCGGGCCTCGACCCGCACTTCGCGGAGAAGTTCCTGAACTTCATCATCGCCGAGGTCATCCGCCACCACGAGGCGATCGCCGGCCGCGAGGCCGCCGACGGCGACCCCACCGCCACCCGCTGA
- a CDS encoding phosphotransferase family protein: MPDVVALLTGPEAADVLQSALTGAPGAQLPRFTCTVDEVHDRVGAETSVTYHVSYGEGADARQDYLVVTTADVASAATVTVDGVDLRVWRHPEDPRLPGLDGACTPETLAGWLPGPTGEDTTEVLVYRPLRRAVLRTERAGRTYFTKVVRPDKGELLERRHALLAGIGPEVVAVPEPGVLVTAVVPGQPLAESLSAWQIGESTVEPDPAEALALLDALPAELLDLPARPSWTDRADFHGAMAAAALPDHAAEIARLTEQIQHLAETLPVGPLVPTHGDFHEANIFCADGQPQRLIDVDTAGPGRREDDLACLVAHLAVLADLSPEHYPEGAAVADRWATRLEAGVHPGAFRARVAGVILSLVAGSPRSVALTRLDLARA, translated from the coding sequence GTGCCTGACGTCGTCGCCCTGCTCACCGGCCCCGAGGCCGCCGACGTCCTCCAGAGCGCCCTGACCGGTGCGCCGGGGGCCCAGCTGCCGCGCTTCACCTGCACCGTCGACGAGGTCCACGACCGCGTCGGCGCCGAGACCTCGGTGACCTATCACGTGAGCTACGGCGAAGGGGCAGACGCGCGGCAGGACTACCTCGTCGTCACCACCGCGGACGTCGCATCGGCGGCCACCGTGACCGTCGACGGGGTCGACCTCCGGGTCTGGCGGCACCCCGAGGACCCGCGTCTGCCCGGTCTCGACGGGGCGTGCACGCCCGAGACGCTCGCGGGCTGGCTGCCGGGTCCGACGGGGGAGGACACGACGGAGGTGCTCGTCTACCGTCCGCTGCGCCGGGCCGTGCTGCGCACGGAGCGGGCCGGCCGCACCTACTTCACCAAGGTCGTCCGCCCCGACAAGGGGGAGCTGCTCGAGCGTCGGCACGCGCTCCTCGCGGGCATCGGCCCCGAGGTCGTCGCGGTCCCCGAGCCAGGCGTGCTCGTGACCGCCGTCGTCCCGGGGCAGCCGCTCGCCGAGTCGCTCTCGGCCTGGCAGATCGGGGAGTCCACCGTCGAGCCCGACCCGGCCGAGGCGCTGGCCCTTCTCGACGCTCTCCCGGCGGAGCTGCTCGACCTCCCCGCGCGGCCCTCGTGGACCGACCGGGCGGACTTCCACGGCGCGATGGCCGCGGCAGCGCTCCCGGACCACGCCGCGGAGATCGCCCGGCTCACCGAGCAGATCCAGCACCTCGCCGAGACCCTCCCGGTCGGCCCGCTCGTGCCCACGCACGGCGACTTCCACGAGGCCAACATCTTCTGCGCCGACGGGCAGCCGCAGCGGCTCATCGACGTCGACACCGCCGGCCCGGGCCGGCGCGAGGACGACCTCGCCTGCCTCGTCGCCCACCTCGCCGTGCTCGCTGACCTCTCGCCCGAGCACTACCCGGAGGGAGCAGCAGTGGCCGACCGGTGGGCCACCCGGCTCGAGGCGGGGGTCCACCCCGGCGCCTTCCGGGCGCGCGTGGCCGGGGTGATCCTCAGCCTCGTGGCCGGGAGCCCGCGCTCGGTGGCCCTGACCCGCCTCGACCTGGCTCGTGCCTGA
- a CDS encoding YceD family protein, which yields MERVDPASPFVLDAKDVGRRPGSMSEVRRTVEAPQDFGTDVLAVAPGQPMELEVRLESVHEGILVTGTVDATATGACVRCLDDLDLPVDVRFQELFVWPDRARHHREVATEQDADEELRIEDDTIDLDPVIRDAVLPALPFQPVCREDCPGLCPECGFRLEDDPDHEHEQIDPRWAALDALRPLAEGAGGDDEEKRT from the coding sequence ATGGAGCGCGTCGACCCAGCCTCGCCCTTCGTCCTTGACGCCAAGGACGTCGGTCGTCGACCCGGGTCGATGAGCGAGGTGCGCCGCACGGTCGAGGCACCGCAGGACTTCGGGACCGATGTCCTCGCGGTGGCACCGGGCCAGCCGATGGAGCTGGAGGTGCGTCTCGAGTCGGTGCACGAGGGCATCCTCGTGACAGGGACGGTCGACGCCACCGCGACCGGGGCATGCGTACGGTGCCTGGACGACCTCGACCTGCCGGTCGACGTCCGCTTCCAGGAGCTCTTCGTGTGGCCCGATCGGGCTCGGCACCACCGCGAGGTGGCCACCGAGCAGGATGCGGACGAGGAGCTCCGGATCGAGGACGACACCATCGACCTCGACCCGGTGATCCGGGACGCGGTGCTGCCGGCGCTGCCGTTCCAACCCGTGTGCCGGGAGGACTGCCCCGGGCTGTGCCCGGAGTGCGGGTTCCGCCTCGAGGACGACCCGGACCACGAGCACGAGCAGATTGACCCCCGGTGGGCGGCGCTAGACGCCCTCCGACCTCTGGCAGAAGGTGCCGGGGGAGACGACGAAGAGAAGAGGACCTGA
- the smc gene encoding chromosome segregation protein SMC, whose product MYVKSLTLKGFKSFASATALRLEPGITCIVGPNGSGKSNVVDALAWVMGEQGAKSLRGGKMEDVIFAGTAGRAPLGRAEVAMTIDNTDGALPIDYTEVTISRTMFRNGGSEYAINGTSCRLLDIQELLSDSGIGREMHVIVGQGQLDTVLRATPEERRGFIEEAAGVLKHRKRKEKALRKLETMEVNLARVADLTTEIRRQLGPLGRQAEAARRAQVIQTDARDARFRLLADDLVQLTSALEQEVADETALLRRRAALEEELVTARAAIAEQERQAAEAAPLVSAAGRRFVSLRSVADRLESTASVAAERVRLLGQDDEHETTSGRDPEQLRQQAAAARADEERLRAEIAEITARLADATAAREAAEQAHSAEVERIQRLIRAAADRREGLARLTGQVGARQSKVEAAQAEVGRLEGVIARAEERATEAEQAFRRLEATIVDAEGSEAGLDDAYEQASATHAAAEAEVTRWVDAERAAERDRGAAQARVEALELSLRRKDGAQALRDAAGEGGPTILGSIAELITVSGGHEASIAAALGSASEALAVGSASDAAAAVRRLREEDAGQIYLVVGSTAASVDRSGWPSLPSGATWAADVVTAPDTVADAVAQVLDRVALVSDDDDAMRLTEQGVTAVTRAGDVFGPGFVRGGSASAPSLLELQSALDEAREAVAEATRRGEQAGFELASARTAETRAREAAETALDALHDSDAQMAAVAEQLGGLGQTARVARAEADRTRKAITDLTAGLESDRAELAALQTRLDEAQAEPAEGDSDRDPSTDERDRLELEASRARTGETEIRLTLRTTEERARALHGRAESLEGAARNEIAARERLKARQERRRREAEIAAAVEAAARHATAITAAAVTRAAAEQEQAEAARAARDTRLAEMRAALAVQQDELRELTDSVHRDEVARAQQTAKIEQLQQRAIEELGIDPEVLVEEYGPHQGVPYVPGPDEQGDDFEMPEPRPYVREEQEKRLRTAERGLKALGRVNPLALEEFAALEERHTFLTTQLEDLRQSKKDLLDIVAEVDQRVEQVFSEAFRDTAEQFEGVFSRLFPGGEGRLTLTDPSNMLTTGIEVEARPPGKKVKRLSLLSGGERSLVAVALLVSIFKARPSPFYIMDEVEAALDDTNLGRLITLFEELRGSSQLIVITHQKRTMEIADALYGVSMRGDGITTVVSQRIRDVAS is encoded by the coding sequence GTGTACGTCAAGAGTCTGACCCTCAAGGGCTTCAAGTCCTTCGCCTCGGCGACGGCTCTGCGTCTCGAGCCGGGGATCACCTGCATCGTCGGCCCCAACGGCTCCGGCAAGTCCAACGTCGTCGACGCCCTCGCCTGGGTCATGGGGGAGCAGGGGGCCAAGAGCCTGCGCGGCGGCAAGATGGAGGACGTCATCTTCGCCGGCACCGCCGGCCGCGCGCCGCTCGGCCGTGCCGAGGTCGCGATGACCATCGACAACACCGACGGCGCCCTGCCGATCGACTACACCGAGGTGACGATCAGCCGGACGATGTTCCGCAACGGCGGCTCCGAGTACGCCATCAATGGCACGTCCTGCCGGCTCCTCGACATCCAGGAGCTGCTCTCCGACTCCGGCATCGGCCGCGAGATGCACGTCATCGTCGGCCAGGGCCAGCTCGACACCGTCCTGCGCGCGACCCCTGAGGAGCGACGTGGCTTCATCGAGGAGGCCGCCGGCGTCCTCAAGCACCGCAAGCGCAAGGAGAAGGCGCTGCGCAAGCTCGAGACGATGGAGGTCAACCTCGCCCGTGTCGCCGACCTCACGACCGAGATCCGGCGTCAGCTCGGCCCGCTCGGCCGCCAGGCCGAGGCTGCTCGCCGGGCCCAGGTCATCCAGACCGACGCGCGCGACGCCCGCTTCCGCCTCCTCGCCGACGACCTCGTCCAGCTGACGAGCGCGCTCGAGCAGGAGGTCGCCGACGAGACCGCGCTGCTGCGCCGGCGCGCCGCTCTCGAGGAGGAGCTCGTCACCGCGCGCGCCGCCATCGCTGAGCAGGAGCGACAGGCGGCCGAGGCGGCCCCGCTCGTCTCGGCGGCAGGCCGCCGCTTCGTCAGCCTGCGGTCCGTCGCGGACCGCCTCGAGTCCACCGCCTCCGTCGCCGCCGAGCGGGTGCGCCTCCTCGGCCAGGACGACGAGCACGAGACCACCTCGGGCCGCGATCCCGAGCAGCTGCGCCAGCAGGCCGCCGCCGCCCGCGCCGACGAGGAGCGCCTCCGCGCCGAGATCGCGGAGATCACCGCCCGCCTCGCCGATGCCACCGCCGCCCGCGAGGCCGCCGAGCAGGCGCACAGCGCCGAGGTCGAGCGCATCCAGCGCCTCATCCGGGCGGCGGCCGACCGGCGCGAGGGTCTGGCCCGGCTCACCGGTCAGGTCGGCGCCCGGCAGAGCAAGGTCGAGGCGGCCCAGGCCGAGGTCGGCCGGCTCGAAGGGGTGATCGCCCGGGCTGAGGAGCGGGCCACGGAGGCCGAGCAGGCCTTCCGTCGGCTCGAGGCGACGATCGTCGACGCCGAGGGCAGCGAGGCCGGGCTCGACGACGCCTACGAGCAGGCCAGCGCGACGCACGCGGCCGCCGAGGCCGAGGTGACCCGCTGGGTCGACGCCGAGCGCGCCGCCGAGCGCGACCGCGGCGCCGCCCAGGCCCGCGTCGAGGCCCTCGAGCTCTCCCTTCGTCGCAAGGACGGCGCCCAGGCGCTGCGTGACGCCGCCGGCGAGGGCGGACCGACGATCCTCGGCTCGATCGCCGAGCTCATCACCGTCTCCGGCGGGCACGAGGCCTCCATCGCCGCCGCGCTCGGCTCCGCCTCCGAGGCGCTCGCCGTCGGCTCGGCCTCCGACGCCGCCGCGGCGGTCCGCCGCCTCCGCGAGGAGGACGCCGGGCAGATCTACCTCGTCGTCGGCTCGACCGCGGCCTCCGTCGACCGCTCCGGCTGGCCGTCGCTGCCCTCCGGCGCGACCTGGGCCGCCGACGTCGTCACCGCGCCGGACACCGTCGCCGACGCCGTCGCCCAGGTCCTCGACCGGGTCGCCCTCGTCAGCGACGACGACGACGCGATGCGGCTCACCGAGCAGGGCGTCACCGCCGTGACCCGAGCCGGTGACGTCTTCGGCCCGGGCTTCGTGCGGGGCGGGTCGGCCTCCGCGCCGAGCCTGCTCGAGCTCCAGTCCGCGCTCGACGAGGCCCGCGAGGCGGTCGCCGAGGCCACCCGGCGCGGCGAGCAGGCCGGCTTCGAGCTCGCGAGCGCCCGGACCGCCGAGACCCGGGCCCGCGAGGCCGCCGAGACCGCCCTCGACGCGTTGCACGACAGCGACGCCCAGATGGCCGCCGTCGCCGAGCAGCTCGGCGGTCTCGGGCAGACCGCCCGGGTCGCGCGTGCCGAGGCCGACCGCACCCGCAAGGCCATCACCGACCTCACCGCCGGGCTCGAGTCCGACCGGGCCGAGCTCGCCGCGCTGCAGACCCGGCTCGACGAGGCTCAGGCCGAGCCCGCCGAGGGCGACTCCGACAGGGACCCGTCGACCGACGAGCGCGACCGGCTCGAGCTCGAGGCGAGCCGCGCCCGCACGGGGGAGACGGAGATCCGCCTCACCCTGCGCACCACCGAGGAGCGGGCCCGCGCCCTGCACGGCCGCGCCGAGTCCCTCGAGGGTGCGGCCCGCAACGAGATCGCCGCCCGTGAGCGGCTCAAGGCCCGTCAGGAGCGTCGCCGCCGCGAGGCCGAGATCGCCGCAGCCGTCGAGGCCGCCGCCCGCCACGCCACCGCGATCACCGCCGCCGCCGTGACCCGTGCGGCCGCCGAGCAGGAGCAGGCCGAGGCCGCCCGCGCCGCCCGGGACACCCGGCTCGCCGAGATGCGGGCCGCGCTCGCCGTCCAGCAGGACGAGCTGCGCGAGCTCACCGACTCCGTCCACCGCGACGAGGTCGCCCGCGCCCAGCAGACCGCCAAGATCGAGCAGCTCCAGCAGCGCGCCATCGAGGAGCTCGGGATCGACCCCGAGGTGCTCGTCGAGGAGTACGGCCCCCACCAGGGCGTGCCCTACGTCCCCGGCCCGGACGAGCAGGGCGACGACTTCGAGATGCCCGAGCCGCGCCCCTACGTCCGCGAGGAGCAGGAGAAGCGGCTGCGGACGGCCGAGCGCGGGCTCAAGGCCCTCGGCCGGGTCAACCCGCTCGCGCTCGAGGAGTTCGCCGCGCTCGAGGAGCGGCACACCTTCCTCACCACCCAGCTCGAGGACCTTCGCCAGTCCAAGAAGGACCTCCTCGACATCGTCGCCGAGGTCGACCAGCGGGTCGAGCAGGTCTTCTCCGAGGCCTTCCGGGACACCGCCGAGCAGTTCGAAGGGGTGTTCTCCCGTCTCTTCCCCGGCGGCGAGGGGCGGCTGACGCTCACCGACCCGTCGAACATGCTCACGACCGGCATCGAGGTCGAGGCCCGCCCGCCGGGCAAGAAGGTCAAGCGGCTCTCGCTGCTCTCCGGCGGCGAGCGCTCGCTCGTCGCGGTCGCCCTGCTCGTCTCGATCTTCAAGGCGCGGCCCTCGCCCTTCTACATCATGGACGAGGTCGAGGCCGCCCTCGACGACACCAACCTGGGCCGGCTCATCACCCTCTTCGAGGAGCTGCGCGGCTCCAGCCAGCTCATCGTCATCACCCACCAGAAGAGGACGATGGAGATCGCCGACGCCCTCTACGGCGTCTCGATGCGCGGCGACGGCATCACGACGGTCGTCAGCCAGCGCATCCGCGACGTCGCGTCGTAG
- the mutM gene encoding bifunctional DNA-formamidopyrimidine glycosylase/DNA-(apurinic or apyrimidinic site) lyase, producing MPELPEVEVVRRGLADHVAGRTLDHVEISGSRVARRHVPGPADLAHQLEGAHLDRACRRGKYLWLTVAPRAAQAPDHGLIVHLGMSGRMLVSPAETPDQTHLHARFVFDDAGPELRFVDQRTFGGLAWSPLRPDGVPESLSHVALDPFDPAYDVRATAREVKRRSSGIKRVLLDQRVVSGIGNIYADEALWRAGIHGERPASGLTKPAIERLLGHARDVMGEALEQGGTSFDALYVNVNGASGYFDRRLAAYGQEGRPCPRCGTLMRREQFMNRSSTSCPRCQPRPRRPRS from the coding sequence ATGCCAGAGCTCCCCGAGGTCGAGGTCGTCCGTCGCGGGCTGGCCGACCACGTCGCCGGGCGCACCCTGGACCACGTCGAGATCTCCGGCTCACGCGTCGCACGCCGGCACGTCCCGGGTCCGGCAGACCTGGCGCACCAGCTCGAGGGCGCGCACCTCGACCGGGCCTGCCGGCGTGGCAAGTACCTCTGGCTCACCGTCGCGCCGCGTGCGGCGCAGGCCCCCGACCACGGCCTCATCGTGCATCTCGGGATGAGCGGGCGGATGCTCGTCAGTCCTGCCGAGACCCCCGACCAGACCCACCTCCACGCCCGCTTCGTCTTCGACGACGCCGGCCCGGAGCTGCGGTTCGTCGACCAGCGGACCTTCGGCGGGCTGGCCTGGTCACCCCTTCGTCCCGACGGGGTGCCGGAGTCGCTCTCCCACGTGGCCCTCGACCCCTTCGACCCGGCCTACGACGTGCGGGCGACCGCGCGCGAGGTCAAGCGCCGCAGCAGCGGGATCAAGCGGGTCCTCCTCGACCAGCGGGTGGTCTCCGGCATCGGCAACATCTACGCCGACGAGGCGCTGTGGCGCGCGGGCATCCACGGCGAGCGCCCGGCGTCCGGGCTGACCAAGCCCGCCATCGAGCGTCTCCTCGGTCACGCCCGGGACGTCATGGGCGAGGCGCTCGAGCAGGGGGGCACGAGCTTCGACGCGCTGTACGTCAACGTCAACGGTGCCTCCGGGTACTTCGACCGGCGCCTGGCGGCGTACGGCCAGGAGGGCCGGCCCTGCCCGCGGTGCGGCACGCTCATGCGCCGCGAGCAGTTCATGAACCGCAGCTCGACCTCGTGCCCCCGCTGCCAGCCTCGGCCGCGGAGGCCGCGCTCCTGA
- a CDS encoding acyltransferase family protein → MGAPIPTTAVPAPASAEGRLDGALPPRPPRGHLAGLDGIRALAIGAVMLFHLDPDWLPGGFLGVDVFFVISGFLITTLLVRETERDGSIDLRGFWTRRARRLLPALLVVVPACILIARTVEADLLVGIRRQALGALTFSTNWLEIANGSDYFHSTSPQLFMNFWSLAVEEQFYLVWPLATIVLLWARRRLGLSWGALGAAVLAIGVVSAALMALRYDPADVTRVYYGTDTHLVGLMLGAAMAMTWAGPSRAGTTSAAWHRWRRHIIGGAGVLLAALLVLAQEGSAWTFRLGIPLVSLATAVLVLASVDRPGRLRTVLEAAPMRWIGTRSYGIYLWHWPVILVIGQDIPTAAGTSAFVWTRIWAVVVTLALADLSFRFVETPVRRLGFGGAVGAIGRRLLRVPPRARQITAASAALSVLVLAAVLLTAPDKTSTQTTLESNAAQAAAPRATQAVEVATGNPDFRMPQGKEIDVFGDSMAVGSLHALRYYFPGIQIDAKSNRRWSDGREQVAAAGDSLRRAVVLAFGTNAGSDEQTIRALLDDIGPDRMVVIVNLHADRLSRIAEDNATLAEIAKDHPNVAVADWDGAVSADPDQLQADGIHPSLSGSHVYAKVIRQAFADLSEEHTGKAVTLKELPMP, encoded by the coding sequence GTGGGCGCACCGATCCCGACGACAGCGGTCCCGGCACCGGCCTCGGCCGAGGGCCGTCTCGACGGCGCCCTGCCCCCACGCCCGCCGCGGGGTCACCTCGCCGGCCTCGACGGCATCCGCGCGCTGGCGATCGGCGCGGTGATGCTCTTCCACCTCGATCCCGACTGGCTGCCGGGCGGCTTCCTCGGGGTCGACGTCTTCTTCGTCATCTCGGGCTTCCTCATCACCACGCTGCTCGTCCGCGAGACCGAGCGGGACGGGTCGATCGACCTGCGCGGCTTCTGGACCCGGCGGGCCCGGCGGCTGCTCCCGGCGCTGCTCGTCGTCGTCCCGGCCTGCATCCTCATCGCCCGCACCGTCGAGGCCGACCTGCTCGTGGGGATCCGGCGGCAGGCCCTCGGAGCCCTGACCTTCTCGACGAACTGGCTCGAGATCGCCAACGGCAGCGACTACTTCCACTCGACGAGCCCGCAGCTGTTCATGAACTTCTGGTCGCTGGCGGTCGAGGAGCAGTTCTACCTCGTGTGGCCGCTCGCGACGATCGTGCTGCTCTGGGCCCGGCGCCGCCTCGGGCTGAGCTGGGGCGCTCTCGGCGCCGCCGTGCTCGCCATCGGTGTGGTCTCGGCGGCGCTCATGGCGCTGCGCTACGACCCGGCGGACGTCACCCGGGTCTACTACGGCACCGACACCCACCTCGTCGGCCTCATGCTCGGCGCGGCCATGGCGATGACCTGGGCGGGGCCCTCGCGGGCCGGCACGACGAGCGCCGCGTGGCACCGCTGGCGTCGGCACATCATCGGCGGCGCCGGCGTGCTGCTCGCCGCCCTCCTCGTCCTGGCCCAGGAGGGCTCGGCGTGGACCTTCCGCCTCGGCATCCCGCTCGTCTCGCTCGCGACCGCGGTGCTCGTGCTGGCCTCGGTCGACCGGCCGGGACGCCTCCGCACCGTCCTCGAGGCCGCACCGATGCGCTGGATCGGCACGCGCAGCTACGGCATCTACCTCTGGCACTGGCCGGTCATCCTCGTCATCGGCCAGGACATCCCCACGGCCGCCGGGACCTCGGCCTTCGTGTGGACCCGGATCTGGGCAGTCGTCGTCACGCTCGCCCTCGCCGACCTGTCCTTCCGCTTCGTCGAGACGCCCGTGCGCCGCCTGGGCTTCGGCGGTGCGGTCGGGGCGATCGGTCGCCGGCTGCTGCGCGTGCCGCCGCGAGCACGACAGATCACGGCGGCCAGCGCCGCGCTCTCGGTGCTCGTCCTCGCGGCCGTGCTGCTCACCGCCCCGGACAAGACGAGCACGCAGACCACCCTGGAGAGCAACGCCGCCCAGGCCGCCGCGCCCCGAGCGACCCAGGCCGTCGAGGTCGCCACCGGCAACCCCGACTTCCGGATGCCGCAGGGCAAGGAGATCGATGTCTTCGGCGACTCGATGGCCGTCGGCTCGCTGCACGCCCTGCGCTACTACTTCCCGGGCATCCAGATCGACGCGAAGTCCAACCGTCGCTGGTCCGACGGTCGCGAGCAGGTCGCGGCGGCCGGCGACTCCCTGCGCCGCGCCGTCGTCCTGGCCTTCGGGACCAACGCCGGCAGCGACGAGCAGACCATCCGGGCCCTGCTCGACGACATCGGCCCCGACCGCATGGTCGTCATCGTCAACCTGCACGCCGACCGGCTGAGCCGGATCGCCGAGGACAACGCGACCCTCGCGGAGATCGCCAAGGACCACCCCAACGTCGCCGTCGCCGACTGGGACGGCGCGGTCTCGGCCGACCCCGACCAGCTGCAGGCCGACGGCATCCACCCCTCGCTCTCGGGCTCGCACGTCTACGCCAAGGTGATCCGTCAGGCCTTCGCCGACCTCTCCGAGGAGCACACCGGCAAGGCCGTGACGCTCAAGGAGCTGCCGATGCCGTAA
- the rpmF gene encoding 50S ribosomal protein L32, with translation MAVPKRKMSRSNTRSRRANWKATPVALSTCPQCKSPAPAHQACPTCGTYKGRYYATADRTEHQG, from the coding sequence GTGGCTGTCCCGAAGCGGAAGATGTCGCGCTCCAACACCCGGTCGCGCCGGGCGAACTGGAAGGCGACCCCTGTGGCGCTCTCCACCTGCCCGCAGTGCAAGTCGCCGGCTCCGGCCCACCAGGCCTGCCCGACCTGCGGCACCTACAAGGGTCGCTACTACGCGACGGCGGACCGCACCGAGCACCAGGGCTGA
- a CDS encoding acylphosphatase → MTARATFFVRGRVQGVGFRWWTRARALELGLVGHARNMDDGRVEVVAEGDPEQIDRLEALLRESPSEARSSHLRTAPSSSRRPGHVTSVVRQDGTAQGESTGFVEK, encoded by the coding sequence ATGACTGCGCGCGCCACCTTCTTCGTCCGCGGTCGGGTCCAGGGCGTGGGTTTCCGCTGGTGGACCCGGGCCAGGGCGCTCGAGCTCGGCCTCGTCGGTCACGCCCGCAACATGGACGACGGCCGCGTCGAGGTCGTCGCCGAGGGTGACCCTGAGCAGATCGACCGCCTCGAGGCGCTGCTGCGCGAGTCCCCCTCCGAGGCTCGTTCCTCGCACCTGCGGACTGCGCCTTCGTCCTCGCGCAGACCGGGTCACGTCACCTCCGTCGTCCGTCAGGACGGGACGGCGCAGGGGGAGTCCACCGGCTTCGTCGAGAAGTGA
- the rnc gene encoding ribonuclease III, with amino-acid sequence MSTQRSEPSQRPVDELLEHLIEVTGEPVDEPLLSRALTHRSYSYENGAIPHNERLEFLGDSVLGLVVTAHLHETHGEMSEGELAKLRSAVVNMRALAEVARTIGLGDFVRLGRGEEATGGRDKDSILADTLEAVIGAIYLSTPQPRGLDAAGRLVHSLLDPVMRRSATLGAALDWKTSLQEAAAAAGATTVAYHISSTGPDHEKIFTAEVFVDDESRGIGTGRTKKVAEQQAAQVAWTAITEGEPAPPAS; translated from the coding sequence GTGAGCACACAGCGCAGCGAGCCCTCGCAGCGGCCCGTCGACGAGCTCCTCGAGCACCTCATCGAGGTGACGGGGGAGCCCGTCGACGAGCCGCTGCTCTCGCGTGCCCTGACACATCGCTCGTACTCGTACGAGAACGGCGCGATCCCGCACAACGAGCGACTGGAGTTCCTCGGCGACTCGGTCCTCGGGCTCGTCGTCACCGCGCACCTGCACGAGACCCACGGCGAGATGTCCGAGGGCGAGCTGGCCAAGCTCCGCTCGGCGGTCGTCAACATGCGTGCCCTGGCGGAGGTCGCACGCACCATCGGTCTCGGTGACTTCGTCCGGCTGGGCCGGGGCGAGGAGGCCACGGGTGGGCGCGACAAGGACTCGATCCTCGCCGACACCCTCGAGGCGGTCATCGGCGCGATCTACCTCTCCACCCCGCAGCCGCGCGGGCTCGACGCCGCCGGTCGGCTCGTGCACTCGCTGCTCGACCCGGTGATGCGGCGCAGCGCCACCCTCGGGGCGGCCCTGGACTGGAAGACCTCGCTCCAGGAGGCAGCTGCCGCCGCCGGCGCCACGACCGTCGCCTACCACATCTCCTCGACCGGCCCGGACCACGAGAAGATCTTCACCGCAGAGGTCTTCGTCGACGACGAGTCCCGCGGGATCGGGACGGGCCGGACCAAGAAGGTGGCCGAGCAGCAGGCCGCGCAGGTCGCCTGGACGGCGATCACCGAGGGCGAGCCGGCCCCGCCCGCCTCCTGA